TGTTCGTCAACTACAAAGCGTCATACTTGCACCTGTGACGAGCGCTGTTGGGACCTCGGGGACCGCGATTACCTCCCGCGTACATTCGCTGAACAGGCCGAATATGGTCAGTGTCGGCACCATCGTGTGGCTTTCCAGTGAGCTGATGTTCTTCGCTGGTCTGTTCGCGATGTACTTCACCGCGCGGGCTCAGGCACAGGGTGTATGGCCGCCCGAGCCGACCGAGCTGAACCTGTGGTTGGCCGTACCGGTCACCGCGGTGCTGGTCGCCTCCTCCTTCACCTGCCAGATGGGTGTCTTCGCCGCCGAGCGGGGTGACGTCTTCGGGCTGCGCCGCTGGTACGTGATCACGCTCCTGATGGGCACGTTCTTCGTACTCGGCCAGGGCTACGAATACATCCACCTCGTCGAGCACGGCACCACGATCCCGGGCAGTGCGTACGGGTCGGTGTTCTATCTGGCCACCGGCTTCCACGGCCTGCACGTGATCGGCGGTCTGGTCGCCTTCATCTTCCTGCTGATCCGTACCCGGATGAGCAAGTTCACTCCCGCACAGGCCACCGCCGCGATCGTCGTGTCGTACTACTGGCACTTCGTCGACATCGTGTGGATCGCGCTGTTCGCAGTCATCTACTTCGTACGGTGACCGGCTCGCCGATGCGTCCGTTGACCTCAAAGATGAGAAGGGGATCGATGTCGTCCACCAAGTCCCGCCGTCGGTTTCGACGCCGTGTGTCGGCAGCGCTGCTGCTGCTGCTCGGGTTGTCGGCAGCCGGTGTAGTCGCCGCAACGCTGACGCCGACACCTCAGGTGGCGGTGGCCGACGAATCGCAGTCGGCGCTGCTGCGCACCGGTAAGCAGCTGTTCGACACCTCGTGCATCAGCTGCCACGGCGCGAACCTGCAGGGTGTCACCGACCGCGGTCCCAGCCTGATCGGCACCGGTGAGGCGGCCGTGTACTTCCAGGTCTCCACCGGCCGGATGCCCGCGATGCGCGGCGAGGCGCAGGCCCCGCGCAAGGATCCGGTCTTCGACGAGCATCAGATCGACGCACTGGGCGCCTACGTCCAGGCCAACGGTGGCGGGCCGATCGTCCCGCGGGAGGCCAACGGCCAGATCGCCGATGAGTCCCTGCTGGCCGGCGACGTCGCCCGCGGCGGCGACCTGTTCCGGTTGAACTGCGCCTCCTGCCACAACTTCACCGGCAAGGGCGGAGCCCTGTCCTCCGGTAAGTACGCCCCGGACCTCGGTGAGGCCGCGAAGGTCCCCGCGCAGGTGTACACCGCGATGCTCACCGGACCCCAGAACATGCCGAAGTTCTCGGATCGTCAGCTCACCCCCGAGGAAAAGGCCGACATCGTCACCTATGTGGTCGAGGCGGCCAACACCCCGGATCCCGGCGGCTACGGTCTCGGCGGCTTCGGCCCCACCACTGAAGGCATGGCCATCTGGATCATCGGGATCGTGGCCGCAGTCGGCATCACGATGTGGATCGGAGCTCGTGCATGAGCGCGAACATCAAGGGTAGCGACACCTCGGGCGGGCCGGTCCCCGGTCAGCCCAGTGACGAGGAACTGGCGAAGATGTCCCGCGAGGAGCTGCTCGAACTGGGCGGCAAACTCGACGGTGTCGAGATCGTCTACAAGGAGCCGCGCTGGCCGGTCGAGGGAACCAAGGCCGAGAAGCGCGCCTCGCGCACCGTCGCCTACTGGTTGTTGCTCGGCGGTTTCTCCGGGCTGGCCCTGCTGCTGGTCTTCCTCTTCTGGCCGTGGGAGTACGTCCCCTACGGTGGCGAGGGCGAACGCCTCTACACGCTGGCCACCCCGCTCTACGGCCTGACCTTCGGTCTGTCGATCCTGGCCATCGGTGTCGGCGCGGTGCTCTTCCAGAAGAAGTTCATCCCCGAAGAGATCACCATCCAGGACCGCCATGACGGCGCGTCGGCGGAAATCCACCGCAAGACCATCGTCGCGAACCTGACCGATGCGCTCGAGGGTTCGACGATCAAGCGTCGCAAGCTGATCGGCCTGTCGGCCGGTATCGGCCTGGGCGCCTTCGGCCTGGGCACCCTGGTGGCCTTCATGGGCGGCCTGATCAAGAACCCGTGGAAGCCGGTCGTGCCGACCGCCGAGGGCAAGAAGGCCGTGCTGTGGACCTCCGGCTGGACCCCGCGCTACGAGGGCGAGACGATCTACGTGGCCCGCGCGACCGGTCTGCCCGGCGAGTCGGCGTTCGTCAAGATGCGTCCCGAGGACATCGACGCCGGCGGCATGGAGACCGTGTTCCCGTGGCGTGAGTCCGACGGCGACGGCACCACCGTCGAGTCGTCGCACCACCTGTTCGAGATCGCCATGGGCGTGCGCAACCCGGTGATGCTCATCCGCATCAAGCCCCAGGAC
The sequence above is drawn from the Mycolicibacterium neoaurum VKM Ac-1815D genome and encodes:
- the ctaE gene encoding aa3-type cytochrome oxidase subunit III, with the translated sequence MTSAVGTSGTAITSRVHSLNRPNMVSVGTIVWLSSELMFFAGLFAMYFTARAQAQGVWPPEPTELNLWLAVPVTAVLVASSFTCQMGVFAAERGDVFGLRRWYVITLLMGTFFVLGQGYEYIHLVEHGTTIPGSAYGSVFYLATGFHGLHVIGGLVAFIFLLIRTRMSKFTPAQATAAIVVSYYWHFVDIVWIALFAVIYFVR
- the qcrC gene encoding cytochrome bc1 complex diheme cytochrome c subunit gives rise to the protein MRRGSMSSTKSRRRFRRRVSAALLLLLGLSAAGVVAATLTPTPQVAVADESQSALLRTGKQLFDTSCISCHGANLQGVTDRGPSLIGTGEAAVYFQVSTGRMPAMRGEAQAPRKDPVFDEHQIDALGAYVQANGGGPIVPREANGQIADESLLAGDVARGGDLFRLNCASCHNFTGKGGALSSGKYAPDLGEAAKVPAQVYTAMLTGPQNMPKFSDRQLTPEEKADIVTYVVEAANTPDPGGYGLGGFGPTTEGMAIWIIGIVAAVGITMWIGARA
- the qcrA gene encoding cytochrome bc1 complex Rieske iron-sulfur subunit, with product MSANIKGSDTSGGPVPGQPSDEELAKMSREELLELGGKLDGVEIVYKEPRWPVEGTKAEKRASRTVAYWLLLGGFSGLALLLVFLFWPWEYVPYGGEGERLYTLATPLYGLTFGLSILAIGVGAVLFQKKFIPEEITIQDRHDGASAEIHRKTIVANLTDALEGSTIKRRKLIGLSAGIGLGAFGLGTLVAFMGGLIKNPWKPVVPTAEGKKAVLWTSGWTPRYEGETIYVARATGLPGESAFVKMRPEDIDAGGMETVFPWRESDGDGTTVESSHHLFEIAMGVRNPVMLIRIKPQDMPRVVKRQGQESFNFGELFAYTKVCSHLGCPSSLYEQQTYRILCPCHQSQFDALHFARPIFGPAARALAQLPITIDKDGYLVANGDFIEPVGPAFWERKS